tatcaaagaaaatttgtcaGTAGTAAATGCAATATCTTTTAAGAGATTAGATACAtccgaaaataaattttcgccTTTTTTGGAATAccgtatcgtttaaatattaaatctattGGATCGATACTTTGATAAAGACATCACGTTAGAAAAGTTAATGATTTTGATTATCTAAACAAGTATGTACGTgatagaataaattattttgcagGATGGCCCTTTTATTTGGAACGAACCTCTCCAAGGTCTTATTTTATCTGCATATTTTTGGGGCTATATGGTATCCTTATTACCAGGTGGTAGAATGTCCGAACTGTTATCAGCTAAATGGGTGATGAACGGATCCGTTTTGTTGAATGTCGCAGCATCAATATTATCGCCTGTTGCAGCAGATATACactattcattatttattataatgagATTCATTCAAGGCCTCGGTGGGGTTAGTAGTAGTCATCTTGTTAACGTGGGGATATCTCAAggagatattaaaagatattgcCATCTGacagtatttattattattttcgtacaCAGGGTGTAACGTTCCCGGCTATGCATGTGATGATCGCCAAATGGGCTCCACCGAATGAACGAAGTGTTCTCGCATCGATCGTTTATGCcggtaaatataaataaccgtaaaaacaatataattaacataataatattagtagaCAGATCgttagataattttataatcgttcgattttagGTACTGCTCTCGGTACCGTGATCTCCATTCTATTATCGGGAATACTGGCTGCAAATCTTGGCTGGATATGGATTTTCTATATCGAAGGTGCATTATGTCTAATTTGGTGTATCGCTTGGTGGTTGATAATTGAAGATTCTCCAGAAGAACAAATGAGATTTATCAGCgaggaggaaaagaattaCATCATGGAGTCTTTGGGTCATACTAAAAGCATCGGCGGTCACAAAGAGGTAATTagttgtataaatattttaaagctTTAGCCAGAGAATCATAAAAAATCATaactaataatttttgattgtTAGAAATTACCAGTACCATGGGGACAACTGTTAAGGTCTACTCCCTTTTTAGCTATTTTAATAGCACACTTTTGTAGCAATTTTGGGTGGTACATGTTGCTTATTGAATTACCAACTTACATGagtcaaatattaaaattcaatatgaGTTCAGTAAGTAAATCGATATTCTTCATATACCTACATGTCtagtatattttatctattaataacTTCTTCATATTCATGTAGAACGCTGGTCTATCCGCAATGCCATTCTTATGTATGTGGATTTTTACTATGACTCTCAGTAAAGTATTGGCTATTATGcaaaataagaatttaataacAGTAACCATATCAAGGAAAATAGGAACCTTATTTGGTAAGATTTATCTGTTTAGTCTTGTAAAATctatatttgtttcattttgaaaatcaaCAAGGAACAGGATTTAaatacgttcttttttattttgtagcATCGTTTGTTCCAATGATTTGTCTGATAGGGGTATCTTATGTCGGATGTAATCGTGCTTTAGCAGTAATGCTGATGACTATTGGTGTTACTTGTATTGGTGGAATGTATTGTGGCTTCCTATCTAATCATATAGATATTGCACCAAATTTTGCTGGTACTTTAGTGGCTATAACAAATTGTATTGCTACTATACCAGGCTTTATTGTTCCTATTTTTGTTGGGAAGTTAACCCATGGAAATGTAAGTAACAATTAGTTATAtccaaataaatttgtatagcaagatattaatattttcactgTATACAATACTGGAAAGTTTTTTGTTTACAGCAAACACTAGAGGCATGGCgaattatattctttgtaACTGTAGGTCtttatataatcgaaataCTTGTTTACTGCATCTTCGGATCAGGTGAAGAACAACCATGGAATAagataaattcttcttttaaagaaGTCAATGATCAAACTCTACCTCTGAAAAAAAATgctagaaaataatttgtaaaatcagtaatatattaaaatattatgtcaTTAGATATAtctcataatatatataagaaaagatcgtgtattttattatttgtattagaTGATAGAACTCCTTTTACAACATatgataattttctctctttgcataCCTTCTAATCTTTTAATGAagttatatcttttaataaaactgcaattaaattattaataatgtctATAATACTCTACAAGTTCCAATTAGGAAGGATTTCAATGTATTATGCTTTAGAAATTGTAACATCATACTTATCTATAAAACcgtatgtttctttattttccttaaaGCATTTGCATAATATTTAAGATATGTAAGccacattttatttatttatttaaaaagaaaattttaagaaatattattaaattcttaaGAATCGTAACCTAAAAATAGTGGAAAATAAATAGCTTACCAAGCTTTTAATGAATAACAATGATCGTGAGGTTAGTCTATCTTTTGAAATGATGGTGTAGcattaatttcaatgaatttcACACAGGgtatcataattatattacataaaaaagcatgagaaagagggggagagagagagaaaggtgacAGATGAGGCAAGACAGAAAATTATCCGATATTATctgatataagaaaataaaaaagatcattataaaatatagtaaattttgattaaatttaaatgtagCCATTAACTCCACGGTACTTTCatcatttatcatatatcacaagtaatattgatttttgttATGAAATGTGTCTAAGTCGATAAATTAGTTAAATACGATGAATAAGAATTAgacaaaattcaaaaatactATCAATACAGAATAAAATtaagtgtatttatatacataaatacgtgtatatatagatacaacaTGTATGATCTGCGTTTCAACATGTATATGATCGTTCCTGCTAACGGGTTATGCAGTTGTTCTTCTTGTAAGCAGCTTTTTAAACGTATTCAGACATGTTTTTccttcatttatttcaataaatctaGCTTctcatttacattatatataatattttataagcttgatttaatcatttatagtttattaattctattttatatcatattagattgaaatctaatataaaataggattaaatagaattattcCATTTTTGGTATCTActcttaaaattaatttaaatatatttgttcttGTATGATTTTCGTAATTGGCTAATCCTAGCGCTGACGAAAAACGTTGATTGGTTAATAATCGGTGTCTTGGGAGTACATTGGTCGAATAGTTCTGTGATTAGAGGATGTTTTGCGCCTTTATAGGATCATATTGGTTGGTCGGTCCTTAGCGCGTGGGTTGGCTTTCGGAAGTTGATTGGTGAGAGTTTGGAATTAGCGATTGGATTCTAATTtcgacatttatatttattatagaagtATTATTTCcgaaattgataattaaatatgtatcttGATTGAATGAATTCATTTCGTTTACATACAAAGATTTAGcttcatttaaaaatgtagATACTTCAGAAATAAGGTTTTCGATATTAGAATACAGGATGTGATTTAAAGTTTTAACCTTTTTGCTACGGCGGTTCGGTCCGTTGTAGTGCCACCACTGAACTGGACCCCGCGTTGAAAGTGTACACGTTACGCGTGAAcagtttatcttttctttaaaacaaCATACTCATAATTTCtacataaaagatataaacttATTTAATGGGTATAAAGAAAGTGATtaacaattgaaaataatgaaagaataatatatagtgataaataatttaatttagtatgatatatttttatgatatattctCATTAGTTGTCTATTCCTTTGTAGCacctaataatattgaaaaaaatggagGTAAGACAAATATGATTCGAATTGTGTGATTTATACCTTTTGTCAAATAATTTGCGCGGCGGTCATAGGAGGCATTGCTACTCAAAAACTAAGCCGCGAATATTTCCGGCTTTCGTCTACGTACGTCTCTGCGGGCCAAATCATGTATGCCGGATATATCCAACGTTAGGAGTGAAAGGATTAAGGAGCTTTTTTAGGTTCTTTCCAGTAttgtttttgaataaaaagttGAGAGCTGTAGATTGAAATACCAATTACATCAAACGgtaaagatattaaatgatttaCTAAGCAGTTTTTcaattaagaaataatcacATAGATCTGGCAATAGTAATGAAATACATAatacgttttattataattttatacaagtaATATTAAAGGAAATATTAAGAATCACGCggataattaaaacaaaatgtgGCTATGCTTTAATCTTGAGCGAATTAAAACTATTCCTTTGTTATAGTCTGActgtcatttcttttcctaacAAAAGTTAGGAAATTTTTAGAATCgtgttaaaagaaagaatagaacaaaaaataaacaaaagaaaagacaacTAAATGCTCACATTGCAGTCTTGTAGTAGGGATATACACTTGCTTTTGCTCGACGTGCATGCCACTTGATAGTGTAAATCTTTCCCTTAAATTTTTGGTGGTAATATAGGTaacttaatttttcatttatattacgcATCTTGTTGTCTAACATTGttcactttatttatttatattttattaatcgtattttctatttttattcttatgatATGGAGATACTTCGTTCggttttttataatataaatatattgcgTCAGGTTATATTAGATTTTCACATCACACCTATTGGCGCGAAGTTTATCGAGGATTACGCTTACGCGTATTTGTTTAATGGATAACAGCTTGATACGTCTTCATATCGTCCTCGtttattttagataatttGTAGATTTTTTCTACAACATACACTCTTCACATATAACAATTGAATACTCGATCTTCATGACACCATGATTGCAAATTGAGACATTGTtgcgtttaaaagatatttaggACAGTAAAATTGATGTCTAGATGACTGCATgctttgatatattataaaattattatttagctTTTAGTAATTTGATAACATGagaaatttcatatattatcaATGATTAATACTTTggaataatattgtttttgatGTAATACCTACAGGAATAATTTctagaaattataatacatttaattctataaatataatcgctttcttgaataattttcataaatttttattatatcgacgaaattattgcttttatttttgttttcagttaaaaaatagaagagccattctttattattctggCGTAGGATTCTCATCATACAAGGATACATAGGATATTTATCAACATGATTGAATTCAAAGTGAATTATTCGTaggttgttttttttttttaaagaaataaggagTTCTTTGTTCACATAACTGCTAAAATAGTTTTAAAGTAGCCATATTATAGAGCCATGGCAGAACTTTTTTAAGTGGTGActgaatttttcaatttcttcgatctttcatAATGAAAAGATCCGAATTGACACAAGTGAttgattgtaattaatttgtaGAAGAGCATTAAATAACTGTGAGTAATTTTTCTTCAGAGATTTAttcatgttttttattttttaatctagtacatttatttattagatcaagGTAAAGTCTTCtcacattatatatttataatattatattacattttggATATTTTAGtggattattttatttttctgttatgGAAGTAGTGAAGAATTTGGTATGTTAATCATTCAAATTCACAAAAGTAGCATGTGATATAAGAAACATACCTTGTATCTAGCaaaactattatatttatacatggaTACATTGGTATCCATAAGCATTTACGATTTTGATAAAGAATGAGCAAGAAGATATTTGTAATGCATAGTCTTCcgattacaaataatattgtatgatTTTCTTGTATAACTACAGTAATAGCTCGTAAGAAAAAgtgttcaaaaatattttattttgcatttAATGCATATTACAAGCTGTCTAATGTTTATATTGATGCGTTATTGCTTAAATATTAGTTACATtacataaaagattttttgttttataagtAAATTATTCTTGAGAAAACACTATTTTTTATcactatttaaaaaaacaaaaaaaaactttgcCTCCATTCATCTTTAACATATAATCTTGTTCATCAAAATTGGCGAAGAATGAATCGTGTTTGTCAAAACGCCTATGCTTATTATTGAAGTAAACCAAGAGTGCTGAACAGCCTTAACATTTATTccaaattaaaaacatttgttAATTCAGTTTTCCTTTAATTCTACTTTCGTGTAAGAATTACGTCTTCGTAGGTACCAATGtacataattcttttttaattctgatCTTAGATAAGGAATATTAGTTAGGTTACAAACATTCTTTATATTCATtccaaattgaaaaaatttcatcatttattccatatagaaatgattttcttaAGATTCTAAATTTCAAGTTGAAAACATGTTATAATcctaaatttaaaaaattaaaacaagaaaatatagattttGATATATTGCAGGTAATATCGATCCAAGTCTTATCACGGAGTAATTTCGAAGATCGCTCTATCTAAGCAAGAGCAGAGTATCAAAATCGAGTTTGGTTCTTCCCAATTGAAAGAAGGAGAGCTGCCCAAGATCACTTTCAAGGATCCATATCCtagaattattgtaattaaacaCATTTGGAAGAAAGCAAACAATCCCGATTccatccctcgatgatctagcGTGGAAAAgatgaggaaaaaagaaaacaaaaaaagccAGAAGATGTGATGGAACGTGTACGAGGGTAAGAATATTGAAACTGGTAACGAAGGGTGGACGTTTTGAAGATCCTTCTATTTGGTCAAAATCAGAGTAGGAAAAtgcattttattaaattaaaatgcaaGTCCATTTTAATTtaggataattaataattgccatcattatcaaatacatcacaattattaattataatatctacttttactataaaataatgagTGCTGTAAATGTGATTAATTTTTGTACtgttgaataaattataaaaaataatgaatttaatattatcagaaATAATTAACTGTTCACTGAGTTGCAAAATAACATAAAGATTGAttactgataataataaaaaatgtattctttGATCAAGGATATTGAGttacaaaaaattacaaagtTATGTTTCAGTATGCCTATCAAAGGTAATGGGTTATTGCTTAATTGTAATTTTGTTCGAGCTGTTGAACTAGAACTAACTTGTGTGTGTACATGCGAGAGTATGTGACATTTGGTTATTTGACCGTTTATGTCGTTTACTCTTAAAAGTGAAATAACTACTTCacaaaacaaatttaaatattttttaatcctttttcaGAAAATCATTGTCTTTTCAAGTCAATTCATCAATCTACTACAATTTCAGCCTTCTTCACTTTCAATCTATTTAGATGTAAACATATCTGATTACGGATCTATTTTGGATCAATCTATTTTGATTTCAATCTATAATACAAACGAATGTTTTGGAGCTACCATAGAATTTGTTAAGTAGTGagtgaataaatttaaattcctCTATTACTCGTTATGGCAATGACGGGAATTTCTTTGACatgttacttttttaatttttatttataattttttcaataaattattgatgaGCATGACTATTACTAATTGCTTTTTTGGTTTTACTCatgagtaatatatttttattgttttcactgtttttttttttttacatgtcTATTCATATTAGTTAATTTGAActaattgtttcttttgaGTTGTTTAATTAACAGTGCGATTAATTAAtgcttaatttttatttatatttgtcacGATATTAATCATGAAATCGAGCCTTCAAATATccgatatcgttaaaaaaagcaTGTTATGTGATTTACATTCAATGCTTCGTATCTAGTTTACATATTTAATCTCGATTTACTTTGATATGTAGATATTGATTATGTAGATATGAGttcaaaaaagaagtagaaaacgCGAGCGATCGTAGGAATCAAGTGATAGATTATAAccttattcttttattagtaTTTTGTGTGCGATAAGTTCACCGATGCGGAATTTAAACACAATTTGTTTTGTtaacttaaaaatttattattgagtTATAAAGTCTCGgtgaataataaatgatacaatGGTACAAGTTACAAGTACGTTAAGTCCTGGAAAATGATAATGTTGTACTGAGTTCTGAATTTTGAGTCttaatttgtaaatttctTAAGTTCTGAATGTATACTTTGAGTCCTGAGCCCTATATGTAAacaattctaaaaaaaaactgataaaGAAATCCAGACGAATTGATATGCAAGAGCCACATTACTTATATTGACACTTTGGAGAATAGTTGGCTCCCTCCTCTACAGGCAAGAAACAGGCAGAAAATAGAATTTAGaacttttaattcttctttgttAATATGAACAAAAATGATCTTTATCTCAAACATATTCTGTTGCTATAAATTATCTTGAATCACAACATCAATCTATTCTCTGAAAAATCATAATTCTTTCACTATtgtatttcaaaatttcatcTTTAGACGTTTCTATAACACGAGCTTTTAATCGGCGTGTAGTTTGCAAAATATCCGAACCATTAGTATCAAAACTGGACTTGCTATCATTCGAATACATATCATCAATATCGAATAAAGTTTCTCTATCTTCCACTTAAATtctcatatttaattatcttttttttaacgtttatttaacaatataataagcAAAGAAAGGACCCAATATTTgtgagagataaatagaaaattttcagtCTGAGTTAATCCTCTTGTTCTCAGTAAAGGTTCCCTCTCAATTAAACTTCGTTCAGCAGttcgattctttctcttctataataatagtttttttttgtgtgaTTTTGAATTGATcaatacaaaagaaattcgttagagaaagtaagaaatcaaacacgtgaaaaataaaaaagaacaagataaatatcagtgtataatataaagaccgaaatatagataaactaatctcattatttttatcgaataaagttTATTGAGTACTTAAAATGAAAagtgaatatattttcattatttaaaatgaaaagttaaTAAGTTAACTAATAACAttgtttaatgaaaataaataaagattttattataaagaaaatggcTTGTAATTTTAGAGTGACAATAAGATACAATATTTGTATATCCAtgtacaattataattatatacattatatatataaaatataaatggacTTACTATCGTACCACTTGATTGCTTTTATAGTGACATCATTTATCAATGTATCAGTTATATATGTAGAGAGTTCttcgtaatattctttttttttgtttctttgttagCAGAAAActtgcaattttttaatttgtttagtCGCACAATTTCAACACtgaatttccatttttttaattcgagtGGTAAATAAACGTTTCAGAACcaattatcgaaataaattttgtgaaATAATTATCTCCGTATAATTTtggataattttaaaattatatttccacTTATTCCTATGTCAGGGCATTATTGATCGTGTATCACTATgcattcaatatatatttcaaaattgtaaACGATTCTAAATAAATTGCACAATAAGAAAGCTTGACAGTCCCATTTTTAGTCTTTTTTTGTGTATACTATTTTAGTTTCCCTTTGAATGGAATTATTTGCTCATTGACACAGAAGTTTTCACTCATTTGAATACGATTTTTAACTAATTTATCAAGAAAaggttatattttttgtaggCTATTCATTATctctgaattatttatatcagtCTAAATTGTTgctaaaatgtattttaaattttatctttttatctcataAGACTTATTGTATTACAACATTAAACACTTTCGTTATTGATTGTTGTATGAATCTTGTcattatgtaaattttttttttttaacgaaatgagaaaacaaaaaaacaataatattttcacaaaATGGCTACTATCTTCGAATTGCAAACAAATTGGGAAAGTACTTATTTTGATGTATCAAATAAGAGTAGACTATTACAATAAACAATCTCCATTATTGTAAAGGAGAGGTAACAGAATAGGATGCTTATGCCACATTATGGTTTAAGTGAAATTAgactaaaaaatattaatatatcagtATATGACTTCAAAATTACACGGAGTTATAGAGGGTTAAtacaaatcaatattttttctaatcagtCACTTGCTCTATTCGCTTTGTCTAACCTCttgctctttcctttttttgttgttatgtAAGGTCCTGTtaggtaattaaaatatcattcaaAATCGTATGAACATCGATCTTAACAAATGTAGTCTTTGATTAGGCTTAATTAGCCCTGTAATTTAATTAAGTTAATATTGTTTATGTTTTTCGGCAGTCAATGTTTTTGTCAGAAAATCATACCGAAGTATTAACTtgaatcaattttattcgCCTTTTTTTGTGACAAAATAGTACTTTCTGCTTATATGTTTCTTCCTATTCGTTATATCATTTTGAGGTATTCAATTTAAGGACTGATAtgcatttgtttttaatattagtGTATCTAATATTAGGTATTCAAACTGCTTCTTTTAGTTGAAAGTTTGATATTAGTTCAGGATCGGAAATTTTGTTCTTGTATTTCAGATCGTCTGAACTACTTGCGCTggcaattattttatagatacgCATGCTAGATTGCTACACTGTAATTCTCCATGAGGCGTCACTTGAAACGAGAAGACTCTGTAGAGTCTTATACAAAGAATTTTATACATGaatactaattttattttattaatatttattaatttaattattaattttttttattaataatcttcaaaattttcttgcaaaataaaacataagcattaaaaaaatgcaatattcgttaaacaaaaaatacttttttataactttttacatattttcttattagtgaaaaagaaaataagtaacTATTTTGTAAATCCATCTCATCCATGCTATCATTATATTCCAAAATGATATTGGGCTTTGTAAgcatgttattattatttttcatctcttcttttccatttccatAATCTCAGTTTCCTTATATTTTGTGGACATTAAGTATATATCTTTCCTGTCCTTATACTATGACAATAATCTCAGTCGCCGTACCATgcatatcttttctatttctgtgACAATTGCTATTGATATGTGTAACATGTCGTTGACAATTTTGAGACAAAAACATCTCTACATGCGTGGCACGTCTTTCCAGCGCAAGTGGTTAAGCACAGTCTTAAGATCCTTTAAATTCATGATTTTAAAGGCAATACTTAAGGTTGCTCATTACTTTTTGGTCGAAGTGTGTGTAACATCAGCAACAGATATGGACAAAATATAAACTACAAAAGAAGCTAGGAACGCTATCCCTATTATACGTCTATAGTATTGGCGTATAAGCTTGTTGGTTATTCCCTTTTCATACGTATAAAACAATTGATTTCGTGTGGATTAGAGTAAGTAGATTAATAGActgtgaatatttttcaatgtctcatatgtatatatttttttgatgatCCGTGCTAGATACAATATCGCTACGCGTTTGTTGTTCATCAAATTCGGTTAAGAATTACGCTTGTTCTCATTGATGGCATAAAGCGTTATAAAACCAGGAATGATGAACAGCcttaatgtatatacatgtattatgTTTTTACCGGGAAGATATTCGATAGTGTAGTGAAACTCTTTTAATAGAAATGCCTACTGCTATACTTATGTACAAATCTCGTTTATGCATGGTTAATGTGAACGCGCGACAATCTGtgattattttaaacaatattcgtaataaataaacgcaaattattattaatgcttTTATGATGGACAAAACTTCTAACTCATAACTGATGTATCGTTGCTCAGTTAATTTTATCACTGGAATAGTAGTATATTCAGTGAGAGGTTTGATCTGATGCGCATTTCTGTAATAAAATTGTACCGTATCCGTTGGTCGACACATTAGCATATGATTCTGTTTTCGCATCTActctgtataatattaatacagaTTTGTTGCATAGTATCTCTTTCAACCGGATAAacgcttcttctctttatcttcaaattgaaattaaatgttaGTTCTCAATAAATTCGGCAAT
The sequence above is a segment of the Vespula vulgaris chromosome 24, iyVesVulg1.1, whole genome shotgun sequence genome. Coding sequences within it:
- the LOC127071940 gene encoding putative inorganic phosphate cotransporter — encoded protein: MAMGNNSTGRRGPLFPVRYLMAILGSIGLAIIYGFKVNVSVAIVAMVNHTAVRLSAMHNELKRENTNLMMTEICQDDAILNTTASSTEDGPFIWNEPLQGLILSAYFWGYMVSLLPGGRMSELLSAKWVMNGSVLLNVAASILSPVAADIHYSLFIIMRFIQGLGGGVTFPAMHVMIAKWAPPNERSVLASIVYAGTALGTVISILLSGILAANLGWIWIFYIEGALCLIWCIAWWLIIEDSPEEQMRFISEEEKNYIMESLGHTKSIGGHKEKLPVPWGQLLRSTPFLAILIAHFCSNFGWYMLLIELPTYMSQILKFNMSSNAGLSAMPFLCMWIFTMTLSKVLAIMQNKNLITVTISRKIGTLFASFVPMICLIGVSYVGCNRALAVMLMTIGVTCIGGMYCGFLSNHIDIAPNFAGTLVAITNCIATIPGFIVPIFVGKLTHGNQTLEAWRIIFFVTVGLYIIEILVYCIFGSGEEQPWNKINSSFKEVNDQTLPLKKNARK